The DNA window CTTCCCTTCGCCCAGGGCACCGGGCGGAGTATTGGAGCTCGTCAGGATCGAGACTCCGTTATCGAAAAGCTGGCCGAGCAGATTGGTCGTGATCCTCGTATTGGCCGGATCGTCCAATTCCAATTCATCCAGAACCAGTAGTGTATAGCCCTTGAATGCCCCGACAACTCCTTGAAGCGTCTGCAACCCAACCAGAAACATTAACTCTTGAAAGGACAGATATGCTTTGGGGCCATTAAATGCGTGGTATGCGGACGCCAGTAAGTGAGTCTTACCCACCCCAAAACCACCATCGAGGTAGAGGCCATTTCCCGACTGCTTCGTTTTTGTAAAGAACTTCCCCAAGATGCCACTCGAAGGCTTCGACGTTCCTGCTAACTTCTCAACAAACGACTTCACCCGCCGTAAAGCATCCGATTGCGAGGGGTAGTCCGGCTCCGGGACGTAGTTGCCGAACCTAGCCAGATCGAAATGCTTCGGCGGCACCAAGTCCGTTAGCATTTCCTCCACACTGAGCGGCCGCAACGCTTTCTCGAGGAGAGAACTCGCTTTAAGTGCGGTCTGAATATTATTATTTATCAAGCAACTACCGGAAGTAAACTTGCCTTTTCCGGTTCGCCGACCATTTTATAGATGGCATCGCTGACCCGCTCCATTAACCACATCGGCGTACTCGTCGCACCGGTAATGCCGACCGTCGAAGCGCCCGCAAACCATTCGGATTGTAACTCCTCTTCCTTCTCGGCGAAGTACACTCGTGGGTTCACCGACTTTGCAATATCATGCAGGACTTTCCCGTTCGAGCTCGTGCGGCCGGCGACAAACACGATCACGTCGTTCGCCTTGGCAAACTCGATCAGTTTCTTCTCACGGCCCGAAACCTGTCCGCAGATCGTATCTTTCGCATGAAATTCGACTGCGTCCTCCTCCATTTCCGCGATAACCAATTCCTTCAACCGCCCTTTCAACTCGTCGCGGATGGCATAGAATGTCGGTTTATCCATCGTGGTCTGGGAGAACAGGACCGTCGGCTTGTCGAGCGTCACCTTCTCGGTCGCTTCGGCCAACGTCTTGACCACGATCGCCTCGTCATTGACGACGCCCCGAAGACCGATCACTTCGGCATGGTCTCTCTTCCCGAAAATAACGATTTGGTAGCCTTTGTCGTAGAACTTCTTGATCCGCTCCTGGACCTTCGTCACCACAGGGCACGTTGCGTCGATGACCTCGATCCCCAATCGTTTCAGATCCTCGTAGGTCTTAGGCGGCTCGCCGTGGGCACGGATGAGTATCTTGGTTGCGACATTCTTTGTCGCGTTTTCCTGGGCGATGCGCTCGAAATCCTCGTGATGGATTGTCTTCAGACCTTTCTCGCCCAGACGCTCGATCTCCATCGGGTTATGGATGATATCCCCCAGCGAATAGAGCTCGGCGTTCTGCCCAAGCTCTTCCTCGGCGAAATCTACCGCCCGGACCACGCCCCAGCAGAACCCGCTATTTCTGTCGATGTGTACTTCCATTGGAGTATCAAACATGACTTGAAAGGCCGTCGTTCACCCGAGGAATGCCCGTAACCGCCCCTTCGAACCACCCAACCAATCGTCATTCTGAGCAACGCGAAGAATCCCCCAATGAAACGCAGTAAGCCCCCTTTGAACCTCTCAAACCGACGTCATTCTGAGCGAAGCGAAGAATCCCTCGATGAAACGCAGTAAGCCCCTTCGAACCACTCAACCGAACGTCATTCTGAGCGAAGCGAAGAATCCCTTTGGCGGAGCCTTTCAGGGTTTCAGCAAGGGATTCTTCGCGTTGCTCAGAATGACAGCTTGTTTGGTAAAGAATCGGTCTCGACATCGCACACCCCTCCCACAACCATACAATCCCGGCGGCTGCCCCATCAACAAGTAGGCAGCCGCCGTCGGGTGTTTGCTTGATCCCCCGTGGCGAGGGGTTATTCGTTAGTCCCCGGAAGGCCCCTCGTCACCGGGAGAGACCATATCCGTGACAAGTTGCGGTGCGGGCACACCGAGACACTTCGCGATCCGCTCCAGCGAATCCGCGCTTACATTCGCATTTCCACGTTCGAGATTCCCGATGAAGTTCAGGCTCAGCCCGCTCCGCGTCGCAAGCCGCTCCTGTGTCCATCCTTTTCGGTTTCGAATACGTCGAATGTTCTCACCAATGGTTTTGCGCAAATGCATCGATGCAAATTATGAACAATCCCCGAAAATCCGTACCACGTATGGTTTGTAACATATACTGTGGAAAAGATTTGGGCACTAATACGTGAGCCCGACACTCACGAATAGGTGCCTATACTTTCGACGATATAATATACTGGTGAGAAGAAGGAAACCGTATGACCTATAGGTTATAAAGCCAGCAACAACTCCAAAATAAACTGTAGGGCCAGTAACGGCCCCATCACTGCACCGATCCCCTCACCCGGGTGTTCGATTGATACCCATGACGAAACTACTACCCCTCTTCTCTGTCTTCGCACTGCTCGCAACCACCGCGCATGCTCATGTGTGGCAGGTCGGCCCTACTCGGATGTACACGCTTCCGAGCCAGGTTGCTGCGCTGGTTTCGAGCGGGGATACGGTGGAGATCGATGCGGCGGCGTATGACGATTGCTGTACGTGGTCGGCGGACAACTTGCTCTTGCGAGGCGTCGGCGGCAGGCCGCATCTTAAGAACAAGACGTGCTCCAATAAGGGAATCTGGATCCTCTTCGGGAATAACACGACGATTGAGAACATCGAGTTTTCAGGCGCGGTATCGTCGGATTGGAACGGCGCTGGGGTTCGCGCGCAGGGCGGGAGTTTTACGATCCGTGGGTGCTACATCCATCACAATCAAATGGGTGTGCTCGCGAGCATGACCGATAGCGCCAACGTGCTGATCGAACACTCGGTCTTCGATGCGAACGTCAGTCCGAACGAATCGCTCTTTGCGCATAATATCTATATCAATACGTGCGACACCTTCACGCTGCAATACTGCTATGTGCACGGAGCGCAGGTCGGACACGAGGTCAAGAGCCGCGCGTATGTGAACTTCGTTCTCTACAACCGGATCACCAACGAAGACGACAGCGCCAGCCGCGATATCGATCTGCCGAACGGCGGGCAGGCGTACGTGATCGGCAACATGATCGAGAAAGGACCGAACGCCGACAACACCAATACGCTGGGGTTCGGACTCGAAGGAATGAAGAATCCCGGACCGCAGAATCTCTACGTCGTGAACAACACGTTCGTCAACGACCTACCGGCCAAAGGCATTTACTTCATTCTCCCGAGCAGCGGTTTTGATACGCTGCTGGTCAAGAATAATATCTTCGCCGGGACCGGAGTACTGCTCAACGGCTCGCCTTCGTATATCGATAGCACGACGAATCTGTTCACGTCCGATATTCCGTCGGTGGGGTTCGTCGATCATGGACATTTCAACTACCATCTCACAGTCGGTTCTCCTGCGATCGGCGCAGGCAGCCCCGCAGGGTTCGCACGCGGGTTCTCGCTCACGCCAGAGTTCGAATATGCTGACACCGCAAACGCGGTCGCTCGTGTGCATCTCAAGAGCCAACCGATCGCGCAGGGGGCGTATGAGTATAACGGATCGGAAGCAGTCCGGTCCCCGTCGCGTCCCGACGCTCAACTTCATGCAGTGTATGACCGCGAGCGATCGCTGATCATGATCGATCTTCCCCCGGAAGCCGGTCTCGGAAGTACAGTCACAGTGTATGATATGCTCGGCCATGCACTGGCGGCAATCGCGGCAGATGGCAGAACCAACATCACCATCCCCGTGGCGAACATTCCGTCAGGTCTCTACTTCATTCGTTTGGTATCGCCCACGAGCGTCCTGACGACATCACTTGCCGTCACAAGATAATTAGCACGGGGTATTTATCGTGCTACTTCAAAAAGTATCCATCGAACGTACCGGCAGCGATAGTCTTGCGTTGCTTCGTTGCGAGTTCGATACGCACGAGCGAGGCATTGCCATTGCCGAATCCGTTCGGCCAGGAGTTGCAGAGGATCGAGGCGCCATCGCTGCTCCAGGCGCAGAGCACTTCGGCAGCGTTCCCAGTCGTCAGATCGATCTTCGTGGAGCCTTTGTCCGGCGTGACGATCAAATGATGGCTTGTGCTTTCGTAGAGAAGCTTCGAGCCGTCAGGCGACCATGAAGGAGCAAAACCGCTATCGACGCGCACCGCCGGCGTCCCGGACAAATTGAGCGTGAATACCTGTTCGGCGTCGGCGTAGGCAATTGTCGATGTACCATGCTGCAAACTTACCTGTCCTTCGTCGAACGGGCCCGGATGCACATACGAATTGTAATGTATTGTCTTCTGATTGAGCCCGCCGGTATTCGTACTTGCGAAAGCGGAGCCGCCCGCCGGATCGACAATTTCATAGTAATCGATCATACTATGGTCGTCCGAAAAGCATGGGATCGTTAGTCCGTTGAAATTATCGCTGATCTGCGTGAGCACGGTGCCGTCGGTATTCGCAACATACAGGGTCGCCTTGATGGAGGAGGAATCGTAGGTAGCGAACGCGACTTTCGCCCCGTCGACGGAAAGCATCGGTAGCAGCGCGAGGTTTTTCTCGGTCGGATAGATGAACGAATAGATCGTATGTGGCGACGAGTTATCGTTGTTTGCGACAATGATCTTTACTGTATACGCCGTACCGGCCGTGTCGAGCGTAAGATACGCGACCTTGCCATTCTCTGCGCTGGTCACAAAGCCGACGCCCCAATCGCCGATATAGGCTCCGTCGACATCGGCCGCCTGAATCTTCTGCGGGATCGACCCCTGGGTCGCCCGAAGTGCCGTTAAGAGAGAGAGCATGTTATCCGGCACGTCGCTTTGTGCAATCTTATTGTACACGATGTTGCCGGTACCAGTGGTCGATGGCGTCAACGTCGTGTTGCTTGAGCATCCTGCAACTACAGAAACGGCAAGCAACAATAGCAAATGGCGGTAACGGTTCATACTGCGATCGGAATGAAAGGAATCACAACGGGTGAGGATACAAATAGTTCGTATCCTACATGTCGGGAAGTGGCTCCGTGCGAACGGTGTTGGCTGTCATTCTAAGCGAAGCGACGAATCCTGTTGGCGGAGCCTCACAGGGTTTCATCAAGGGATTCTTCGCTTCGCTCAGAATGACGCCTGGGGTGGGCAAATACCCACAAAACTATTCTCGCTTATACGCTGCTGGCAGCATGCGCAAGTTCTACGACACGTTCTACTTGCTCGTCGAAGGTCAACGTACTGGTATCGATCTCGACGGCATCGGGGGCTTTGCGCAGAGGGCTCAACGCACGTTCGCTGTCGCGTCGGTCGCGTTCGGCGATCTCGGTTTCGAGATTAACGAGGTCGGCGGCAATCCCCTTTTCGGCAAGTTCGCGATAGCGCCGTTCGGCCCGGACCTTCGGACTGGCGATGAGAAAAATCTTCAGTTCGGCATCCGGAAAGACAACAGTTCCGATATCGCGGCCGTCGAGCACAACGCCGCCGCTGGCACCGATCTCCTGTTGCATCTCGACCATCTTTGCGCGAACATCCGCCCGGCTCGAGAGTGCGCTCGCAAGTAGCGCCACATCGGGCGCGACGATCTCTGCCGCAACGTCCTTGCCTTCGAGCAGAACGTTCGCAGATTCGTCGACATCGATGTAGACACGTTCGAGTAGTCTGCCGACCTCATCGGATGCAGGATCGACGACTCCCCACTGCTTGCAATAGAGCGCGAATGCGCGGTACATCGCTCCGGTATTGAGGTGTTTATACCCGAGCCGCTTCGCAACCGTTTTCGCTGTCGAGCTCTTGCCCGAAGCGGTTGGTCCGTCGATCGCGATAATGATGCCGTTGGGTCGCATGTGGTAGTCGTTCGTCAGCAGCCGAGAGCCGATGCGTGCAGAAATCTGCTCGCCAATACTCAGTTTGAACGGAACTCGGTACTAACGATCGTCAATTCCTTCGGATAGGTCATTGCACCGATCGGCGTCGAGAGTTTTGGCTGTGCTTTGAGCTGTACGTGCGAGACGCCACCCTGGCCGCTGATCGCCATTGCAAGGTTGACAAGTTCTTCGTAGCCTTTGTCGGCGAAGAAGTGTTTCAGATCAACCGATGCCTGCAGCGGGATGATGACGGTTTGTCCGCCGTTCGGCAACGAGACGGCGCTGCCGATTCCACCCGTGATGGTCTCTTTCCCATCGAGAAGCAGCTTGTACGGAAATTCGGTGAGCGAAAAACCCGAGAGGTTTGCCTTCGGATCCGGTTTGTTCGGGTTGCGAGCCGCGACATTCAGTGTGAACGTCAGCGGGAATTTGCCCGACTTGAAATTCGAGAGTAGGTTGATACCATCCATCACACTGAGGTCCGAGACGGAATGCTTGCCGGAGAGGTTCACCCCCATCAGGCTCACGTTCACAGCATCCTGTAGTTTAAACTCTGCGCGGGTCAGCCCTGCAAGGGCATTGAGCGTAGCGCAAGAGTTGAGGTTAAGCAGCGCCGCAACACCTGCGGCAAAGATCGCCGTGATGGCGACAAACGAGAAAAGTGACTTCTTCATATTCGGGATAACGTGTTAGAATAACAGATGTTCCCGCAACCACCGATTATTATTTCTTCACAAAATGGATCTTCCCTCAAATTGCATCAGAATAGACAGGCCCGCAGGTAACAGTAACTTAACAATACGATATTGCCGAGGTAACGGCACATTGAATCGCTTGTATGGCCTCCCAATGTTTGGTACACGAACAGTTCATACTGTTCATTGCATTCTTCACAACCATTTGAACAAACAATGTCAAAGCGAATCATAGCATCGATCTTGGCCCTCGCTGTTGCCGTGGGCTGCGGGAAGAAATCGGACACGGCACCAGGAGCCGACTCGACAAAGACAATGTCGACGGCGCTGACCGGTGCAGGCTCGACGTTCATCGAACCGATCATGACCCACTGGGTAAGCGAGTTCGCCAAAGCAGGCAACCCGAACGTAAACTACCAGGGAGTCGGCTCGGGCGCTGGAATTAACAATCTCATCGATCACACGGTAGACTTCGCAGGCTCCGATGCTCCGATGAACCAGGGTGAACTCGATCGCGCAAAGGCGCCGGTCGTGCATATCCCGGCAGTCATCGGCGCGGTGTGCGTCTGCTATAACATCAAAGGTGTCGATAGCGGACTGAAACTCGACGGCGATGTACTCTCGAAAATCTTCATGCAGACGGTTACATACTGGGACGCCCCCGAGATCAAGGCAATGAACCCGGGCATGAAGCTCCCGCACGAGAAGATCTTCACGGTCCACCGTTCCGACGGTTCGGGTACGACGGCAATCTTCACGAATTATCTGACGAAGGTCAGCGATACCTGGAAATCGAAGATCGGCGAAGGCAAGACGGTCAACTGGCCGGAAAGCGCACTCGGCGGCAAGGGAAATGCAGGCGTTGCCGGCATTCTGAAGGAACATGCCAATTCGATCGGCTACGTCGAACTCGCGTATGCGGAGCAGAACAAGATTCCGTATGCGCAGATGAAGAACAGCGCGGGCAACTTCGTCAACCCGAGCGTCGAGTCGGCCAGCGCGGCTGCCGATGGTGTCGATATGGGTGCAACCCTCACCCCGATGATCACCAACACTGCCAACCCGCAGGGCTACCCCATTACGGGCTTTAGCTGGTGCATCATGTACAAGAACTCGCCGAAGGGAACGGACGTCAAGAAGTTCATGCACTGGATCATCTCCGACGGGCAGAACGACTGCAAGGCGCTCTACTATGCTCCGCTTCCGGAGAGCGTTCGTAAGCTGGCATCCGCCGCAATCGACGCGCAGTAAATTTCCCGGGAAAGACAAGAGAAGCCTCAACCTCGCAAAAGCCCCTTGAGACGAAAGTCTCAAGGGGCTTTTGTTATGCCCTAAGCGTACGATACTCGAACGGTCTCCACACTATCGTGCCATCCGATTGCGAAGCGCAAAGCGTGTCAAAAGGCTGAGCGAAAGAATAAAGAATATTAAGATCATCGCACCCGCCAGCGCCAGATGATGCAGTGACTCATATGGGGACGTGGCATATTTGTAGATGTTGAGCGGAAGCGCATCGATCGGCTGGTCGAGCGCCGTGCTGAATGTCATATTCCCGAATGCCGTAAACAACAGTGGCGCCGTCTCCCCTGCAATGCGCGCGATAGCAAGAACGACCCCAGTGATAATACCATCACGCGAGGCCGGCAGGATTACCGAGAACATCGTACGCGCTTCTGTCGCCCCAAGTGCGAGCGACGCCTCTCGCAATCCGTTCGGGACCAGCCGCAGAATCTCTTCCGTTGTGCGCATGATCGTCGGGATCATCAGTATCCCGAGTGCAAATGCACCGGCGACAACCGTGAATGCATGCCCTGGCATCATCTCTGCCGTCGGCAGAACGACAACCACGTACGCAAACAGACCAAGTACGATACTCGGAATGCTGTTGAGAACGTCGGTTAGCAACCGTACAATGCCGGCAAGCCGCGAGCGCGAGCCGGAGAGATAGACGCCGCCGAGGATCCCGAGCGGAATTCCGAACACACTCCCGAGCCCTAGCAATTCGAGCGTGCCGACGATGCCATTGAGCAGTCCGCCTCCGGGCTCTCCCTGCGGCGCCGGACCTTTGGTGAATACATCGAGGTTGATCGACGATATTCCCCCGACAACGAGATAGCCAAGAACGGCAACGAGCGCCCCAACCGATACGATCGTTGCTGCAGTACAGAGGCCGATCATTAGCCCGTTAACGATCCGTTGTCGACCGGCAAAGGTCCGCGGGTCGAGCCGTGCGCGTGTAAAGGAATGTGTCATCCGTTGATATTCTGGGCAGTGTAACGTACTAGCAGTTTCGCGATGATATTCACCACCAGCGTGACGACGAAGAGTGTCAGACCAATCTCGATCAGCGCCGAGCGATACAATCCGGAGGCCTCCGCCAATTCGTTGGCAATCACACTCGACATCGTGTACCCGGAGTTGAAGAGTGACGCAGTGAACCGAGGCGAATTGCCGATGACCATGGTAACTGCCATCGTCTCACCCAGAGCCCTACCAAGGCCCAGAATGACCGCTCCGATGAAGCCGGACCGTGCATACGGCAGCACTGCATGCCAGATCGTCTGCCACTCGTTCGCGCCGAGTGCATACGAACCTTCGCGGATGGCCTGTGGGATGTTTCGCAAGATATCGCGTGAGACCGAGGTGATATACGGGATGATCATGATCGCCAGAATTATCGAGGCGCTGAGCATATCATACCCATTTGGCGTGTCGCCGAAGATCGGCAGCTTCGAGAGCAGCCCATTCGCAGCGATCGGGGTCTCGACATATTTGACAAGGAACGGCTGCAAAACGAACAGCCCCCAAAGACCATAGACGACGCTCGGAATCGCCGCAAGCAGTTCGACCAGAAACGAGATCGGTCGGTACAGTCGTGGCGGACACATCTCCGAAAGAAAAATCGCCGAAAGTAAGCTGATCGGTACCGCGATCAAGAGTGCCCAGGCCGAAGAGTAGAGCGTGCCCAGAATGAACGGCAGTGCTCCGAATCGCTCACTGCCGGGATCCCACGTCTTATCTGTGAAGAAATGAAACCCATACCGATGGAGCGAAGCCGCCGAGCCGCTAAAGAGCTCGACAAAGATCCCCACGATGATCGCCAATACGCTCAGCGCACACGCGGCCAGAATCGCATAATAGATCGTATCGATCGTTTTGCTTCCGAGGCGCCGCCGGGTCTTGTTGCGCAGGCTCGATTTCGATGTCGAGATGCCGGTATCAGACATGGGATATGGATATAGTTCTCCCCGAGATCGGGTTGCATGGGAGCACAACTAATCCGCACGGAACATCGGTTCTCCCGGCAAATTACCAAATCATTAACAATTGGACACGACTATAAATCGGTGGAGACTATAGACCAGAAAATACAGTGGCGGGACCACAATTTAAAAAGAGTGCGGAGCGGACGGGACTCGAACCCGCGACCTCCTACGTGACAGGCAGGCGTTCTAACCAGCTGAACTACCGCTCCATCCGCATCTCGAAAGTTGCGGGCATATAACTGTTATTTAATGCCAGAAGTTCGGCTACGGCAAAAAAAATGCCCGCCGGGTAGGCGGGCATAGGATTCGGTATCTCAAAGCCTTAGTGCAGATTCGGGTTCGCCGTGCGTTCACGCTGTGTGATCGGCAAATACTGCCACGTGTCCGCGCCCAAATGCCACTTGTTGAAGCGGCGTTCGTCCGCCAGACGCGCGCCAGTACAGAAGAGCTCCTTGTCTCGCTCGATGTAAATGCTGTCGAGCGAAATAGACGTTAACTGATCGAGTCCGTGCGAGGTACGTACCGAATTCACGTGGCCAAGCGCCCCGTTGAGGTCGTTTGCCCGTGCAGCACATTCGGCAAGGATCAACTCGTTCTCCTGCCAGGTAAGGAAGGAGATCGACGATGCGTCCTCCGGGTATTTATCCTGCTGATAGAGCGTCAGCGTGCTGTCGATCGGTACGGGTACCATCGGAAGACGGGCCGCCTCTTTCGGGTCGTCCTGAACATACTGATGGAAGCGCGGATCGAGCGTGAATTGCAGACGGCCGTTCCCCGCTGTGCTCCACCAGAAGTTGCTTGCTTCCGACGAGAATTTGCACAGCAAATCGCTCGCACCCGATTGCATGCCCATGCCAGCATCTGTTGCCGCCGTAGTATAATCACCCGTCAGCAAGTGAATGCGGGCGATGAGAGTATGGGTCTGGGCTGCTTGGTCCGGCGTTGCGTATTGCAATGCAAGATTCAGACGTTCCAGCGCAAGCGCATACATCTGGCTCGACGGAATGAAGGGGCTGAGGTTAATCACCCCTCCCCCTTCGGTCGGGTTCAACGCGAAATACGTTGCATAATAGTAGCGGGCCACGCCACCGTAGAAGTATCCGGTGAACATTGCCAAATTACGCAGCGAGGTATCTTTGTAAGTAATCCCCTTTGCACGCGATACCAGCGTGTCGGCATACAGCCTCAACTGACCTAATGCCAATTCTGCATCCTCAACACTGCCGTTGTTGATACGGATGTTCCCCATATCGACTTCGAGATACGTCGGATATGTGGCTGTGCTTAAGCGTGTATCGAATACCAAGGCGTCCGATAAGCCATCCGAAAGGCAGGTCAGCTGTGCCGTCGTGTTGTTGAACGTCGCAATGACGCCCGTAACGACGAAATTGGTCTGGCTCTCACTGCTGAGCAGTTTATCGTCGA is part of the Bacteroidota bacterium genome and encodes:
- a CDS encoding 4-hydroxy-3-methylbut-2-enyl diphosphate reductase, whose amino-acid sequence is MEVHIDRNSGFCWGVVRAVDFAEEELGQNAELYSLGDIIHNPMEIERLGEKGLKTIHHEDFERIAQENATKNVATKILIRAHGEPPKTYEDLKRLGIEVIDATCPVVTKVQERIKKFYDKGYQIVIFGKRDHAEVIGLRGVVNDEAIVVKTLAEATEKVTLDKPTVLFSQTTMDKPTFYAIRDELKGRLKELVIAEMEEDAVEFHAKDTICGQVSGREKKLIEFAKANDVIVFVAGRTSSNGKVLHDIAKSVNPRVYFAEKEEELQSEWFAGASTVGITGATSTPMWLMERVSDAIYKMVGEPEKASLLPVVA
- the pstS gene encoding phosphate ABC transporter substrate-binding protein PstS → MSKRIIASILALAVAVGCGKKSDTAPGADSTKTMSTALTGAGSTFIEPIMTHWVSEFAKAGNPNVNYQGVGSGAGINNLIDHTVDFAGSDAPMNQGELDRAKAPVVHIPAVIGAVCVCYNIKGVDSGLKLDGDVLSKIFMQTVTYWDAPEIKAMNPGMKLPHEKIFTVHRSDGSGTTAIFTNYLTKVSDTWKSKIGEGKTVNWPESALGGKGNAGVAGILKEHANSIGYVELAYAEQNKIPYAQMKNSAGNFVNPSVESASAAADGVDMGATLTPMITNTANPQGYPITGFSWCIMYKNSPKGTDVKKFMHWIISDGQNDCKALYYAPLPESVRKLASAAIDAQ
- a CDS encoding (d)CMP kinase; amino-acid sequence: MRPNGIIIAIDGPTASGKSSTAKTVAKRLGYKHLNTGAMYRAFALYCKQWGVVDPASDEVGRLLERVYIDVDESANVLLEGKDVAAEIVAPDVALLASALSSRADVRAKMVEMQQEIGASGGVVLDGRDIGTVVFPDAELKIFLIASPKVRAERRYRELAEKGIAADLVNLETEIAERDRRDSERALSPLRKAPDAVEIDTSTLTFDEQVERVVELAHAASSV
- a CDS encoding helix-turn-helix transcriptional regulator, encoding MRKTIGENIRRIRNRKGWTQERLATRSGLSLNFIGNLERGNANVSADSLERIAKCLGVPAPQLVTDMVSPGDEGPSGD
- the pstC gene encoding phosphate ABC transporter permease subunit PstC, whose protein sequence is MSDTGISTSKSSLRNKTRRRLGSKTIDTIYYAILAACALSVLAIIVGIFVELFSGSAASLHRYGFHFFTDKTWDPGSERFGALPFILGTLYSSAWALLIAVPISLLSAIFLSEMCPPRLYRPISFLVELLAAIPSVVYGLWGLFVLQPFLVKYVETPIAANGLLSKLPIFGDTPNGYDMLSASIILAIMIIPYITSVSRDILRNIPQAIREGSYALGANEWQTIWHAVLPYARSGFIGAVILGLGRALGETMAVTMVIGNSPRFTASLFNSGYTMSSVIANELAEASGLYRSALIEIGLTLFVVTLVVNIIAKLLVRYTAQNING
- a CDS encoding right-handed parallel beta-helix repeat-containing protein encodes the protein MTKLLPLFSVFALLATTAHAHVWQVGPTRMYTLPSQVAALVSSGDTVEIDAAAYDDCCTWSADNLLLRGVGGRPHLKNKTCSNKGIWILFGNNTTIENIEFSGAVSSDWNGAGVRAQGGSFTIRGCYIHHNQMGVLASMTDSANVLIEHSVFDANVSPNESLFAHNIYINTCDTFTLQYCYVHGAQVGHEVKSRAYVNFVLYNRITNEDDSASRDIDLPNGGQAYVIGNMIEKGPNADNTNTLGFGLEGMKNPGPQNLYVVNNTFVNDLPAKGIYFILPSSGFDTLLVKNNIFAGTGVLLNGSPSYIDSTTNLFTSDIPSVGFVDHGHFNYHLTVGSPAIGAGSPAGFARGFSLTPEFEYADTANAVARVHLKSQPIAQGAYEYNGSEAVRSPSRPDAQLHAVYDRERSLIMIDLPPEAGLGSTVTVYDMLGHALAAIAADGRTNITIPVANIPSGLYFIRLVSPTSVLTTSLAVTR
- the pstA gene encoding phosphate ABC transporter permease PstA — translated: MTHSFTRARLDPRTFAGRQRIVNGLMIGLCTAATIVSVGALVAVLGYLVVGGISSINLDVFTKGPAPQGEPGGGLLNGIVGTLELLGLGSVFGIPLGILGGVYLSGSRSRLAGIVRLLTDVLNSIPSIVLGLFAYVVVVLPTAEMMPGHAFTVVAGAFALGILMIPTIMRTTEEILRLVPNGLREASLALGATEARTMFSVILPASRDGIITGVVLAIARIAGETAPLLFTAFGNMTFSTALDQPIDALPLNIYKYATSPYESLHHLALAGAMILIFFILSLSLLTRFALRNRMAR
- a CDS encoding PD40 domain-containing protein, translating into MNRYRHLLLLLAVSVVAGCSSNTTLTPSTTGTGNIVYNKIAQSDVPDNMLSLLTALRATQGSIPQKIQAADVDGAYIGDWGVGFVTSAENGKVAYLTLDTAGTAYTVKIIVANNDNSSPHTIYSFIYPTEKNLALLPMLSVDGAKVAFATYDSSSIKATLYVANTDGTVLTQISDNFNGLTIPCFSDDHSMIDYYEIVDPAGGSAFASTNTGGLNQKTIHYNSYVHPGPFDEGQVSLQHGTSTIAYADAEQVFTLNLSGTPAVRVDSGFAPSWSPDGSKLLYESTSHHLIVTPDKGSTKIDLTTGNAAEVLCAWSSDGASILCNSWPNGFGNGNASLVRIELATKQRKTIAAGTFDGYFLK